A stretch of the Rhizomicrobium sp. genome encodes the following:
- the phoB gene encoding phosphate regulon transcriptional regulator PhoB, protein MSLKPSVLIAEDEGALITLLRYNLEREGYRVLEAQDGEEALLIAAEEKPDLVLLDWMLPQLSGIEVCRRLRGRQETRNVPIIMLTARGEESDRIRGLDTGADDYLTKPFSMTELLARLRAVMRRIRPSLAPDTVAIGDIEMDRAAHRVRRAGKEVHLGPTEYKLLDHLIQHPGRVFSREQLLDAVWGSDVYVEARTVDVHVGRLRKALYVDGVRDPIRTVRSAGYSLDDALAN, encoded by the coding sequence ATGAGTCTCAAGCCAAGCGTCCTGATCGCCGAGGACGAAGGCGCTCTCATCACGCTGCTGCGCTACAATCTGGAGCGCGAAGGCTATCGCGTGCTCGAGGCGCAGGACGGCGAGGAAGCGCTGCTGATCGCCGCGGAGGAGAAGCCCGATCTCGTCCTGCTCGACTGGATGCTGCCGCAGCTCTCCGGCATCGAGGTCTGCCGCCGCCTGCGCGGCCGCCAGGAGACCCGCAACGTCCCGATCATCATGCTCACCGCCCGCGGTGAGGAGAGCGACCGCATCCGCGGCCTCGACACCGGCGCCGACGACTACCTGACCAAGCCGTTCTCGATGACCGAGCTGCTGGCGCGGCTGCGCGCCGTGATGCGCCGCATCCGCCCGAGCCTCGCCCCCGACACGGTGGCGATCGGCGATATCGAGATGGACCGCGCCGCGCACCGCGTGCGCCGCGCCGGCAAGGAAGTGCATCTGGGTCCGACCGAGTACAAGCTGCTCGACCACCTGATCCAGCATCCGGGCCGCGTCTTCAGCCGCGAGCAGCTGCTCGATGCGGTCTGGGGCTCCGACGTCTATGTCGAGGCGCGCACGGTCGACGTCCATGTCGGCCGCCTGCGCAAGGCGCTCTATGTCGACGGCGTGCGCGACCCGATCCGCACCGTCCGCTCCGCCGGCTACTCGCTGGACGACGCATTGGCGAATTGA
- a CDS encoding 2OG-Fe(II) oxygenase — MPDPAPARTVYLPPYQLRHDLLPAALADELLAFAIARESRFVPSEVNRPHGVEFDPTWRISLMLPELGSIKDVLKAHVMPLAPELTAALGMEPFEPVRAELSLVAHGDGAFLTRHIDFLRARTDMPTRRLLSGVYYLHARPKGFSGGALRLHQLMARGPEAQFIDIEPRHNSMLFFPSFMPHEVRPVAVPSGRFAESRFAINFWIHGAR, encoded by the coding sequence ATGCCCGATCCGGCGCCCGCGCGAACCGTCTACCTGCCGCCCTACCAGCTCCGGCATGACCTGTTGCCGGCCGCGCTGGCCGACGAGCTTCTCGCCTTCGCGATCGCGCGCGAAAGCCGGTTCGTGCCGTCCGAGGTCAACCGCCCGCACGGTGTCGAGTTCGATCCGACCTGGCGCATTTCGCTGATGCTGCCCGAGCTGGGGAGCATCAAGGATGTGCTCAAGGCCCATGTCATGCCCCTGGCCCCCGAACTGACGGCGGCGCTCGGCATGGAGCCGTTCGAGCCCGTCCGCGCGGAGCTTTCGCTGGTCGCGCATGGCGACGGCGCCTTCCTCACGCGCCATATCGATTTCCTGCGTGCCCGGACCGACATGCCCACCCGGCGCCTCTTGAGCGGCGTCTATTATCTCCACGCCCGGCCGAAAGGCTTCTCGGGCGGCGCCTTGCGGCTGCACCAGCTGATGGCGCGCGGACCTGAGGCGCAGTTCATCGACATCGAACCGAGGCACAACAGCATGCTGTTCTTCCCCTCGTTCATGCCGCACGAGGTACGGCCCGTCGCGGTGCCGTCGGGCCGCTTCGCGGAGTCGCGCTTCGCGATCAATTTCTGGATCCACGGCGCGCGCTGA